Proteins found in one Arachis stenosperma cultivar V10309 chromosome 8, arast.V10309.gnm1.PFL2, whole genome shotgun sequence genomic segment:
- the LOC130943957 gene encoding protein CLT2, chloroplastic isoform X1 has translation MTHSLTSSFHSFFFFLPSSSSVQLNTPKLQLLLPMSSNSQPLPLKFSHTNRTRTSTTNNNRHKIRASSSTDDPSPSSSSATNFVLFSSAALTVTLAVANRVLYKLALVPMKDYPFFLAQFTTFGYVVVYFSILYIRYRAGIVSDEMLAIPKLRFLAIGFLEALGVATGMFAAAVLPGPVIPVLSQTFLVWQLMISVLLLGRRYSINQLVGCLLVASGVVVSITSGSNTGQMLSEVEFFWPALMIVSSAFQAAASVIKESVFVDNAIQLKQKSLDIFVVNSFGSGFQALFVLLFLPLLSNLKGIPFVQLPSYLKSGAGCFLNLGTHKSSCDGAPWLPLLYIVTNLAFNISLLNVVKTSSAVVASLMVMLSVPISVIILSLPLPYLPEGTSLSPVFVVGCAILVSGLYLYNTTRAAKNSTKSD, from the exons ATGACGCATTCTTTAACGTCGTCGTttcattccttcttcttcttccttccttcTTCATCATCCGTACAACTCAACACACCAAAGCTTCAACTTCTGTTACCAATGTCATCAAATTCTCAACCGCTTCCCCTCAAATTCTCTCACACAAATAGAACAAGAACTTCCACCACCAACAACAATCGCCACAAGATTCGAGCTTCGTCCTCAACCGATGATCCTTCACCATCTTCATCAAGTGCGACGAATTTCGTTTTGTTCAGTTCCGCTGCTCTAACTGTTACATTGGCGGTGGCTAATCGTGTGCTTTATAAGCTTGCTCTCGTTCCCATGAAAGATTACCCCTTTTTCCTTGCTCAGTTCACCACATTTGG GTATGTGGTTGTGTATTTTAGCATATTGTATATCAGATATAGGGCAGGTATTGTAAGTGACGAGATGCTAGCCATTCCGAAACTTCGCTTTCTGGCCATTGGGTTTCTTGAAGCTTTGGGTGTGGCCACTGGAATGTTTGCTGCAG CTGTACTTCCTGGACCAGTCATACCCGTATTGAGTCAG ACTTTTTTAGTTTGGCAGCTAATGATTTCTGTTCTTCTCTTGGGGAGAAGGTACTCAATCAACCAATTGGTTGGATGTTTACTTGTAGCTAGTGGAGTTGTGGTGTCTATTACAAG TGGCTCAAACACGGGTCAGATGCTCTCTGAAGTTGAGTTCTTTTGGCCAGCATTGATGATTGTTTCCAGTGCTTTTCAAGCTGCGGCTTCAGTAATCAAG GAGTCTGTTTTCGTTGATAATGCCATTCAATTGAag CAGAAGTCACTAGATATATTTGTGGTCAATTCTTTTGGATCTGGCTTTCAG GCTCTGTTTGTACTTCTTTTTCTACCTTTACTTTCTAACTTGAAAGGCATACCATTCGTTCAACTTCCTTCGTATCTTAAAAGTGGAGCTGGTTGCTTTCTGAACCTTGGAACTCATAAATCAA GCTGTGACGGTGCTCCCTGGCTTCCCCTGCTTTATATAGTTACCAACTTGGCATTCAATATATCGTTGCTTAACGTGGTAAAAACCTCCTCTGCAGTTGTTGCTTCTCTTATGGTAATGTTATCAG TGCCGATTTCCGTCATCATTCTTTCCCTTCCGTTGCCTTATCTTCCCGAGGGAACAAGCCTGAGCCCAGTTTTTGTAGTTGGCTGCGCCATCCTTGTATCTGGTCTTTATCTGTATAACACAACCAGAGCTGCCAAGAATAGTACTAAATCTGATTGA
- the LOC130943957 gene encoding protein CLT2, chloroplastic isoform X2 translates to MTHSLTSSFHSFFFFLPSSSSVQLNTPKLQLLLPMSSNSQPLPLKFSHTNRTRTSTTNNNRHKIRASSSTDDPSPSSSSATNFVLFSSAALTVTLAVANRVLYKLALVPMKDYPFFLAQFTTFGYVVVYFSILYIRYRAGIVSDEMLAIPKLRFLAIGFLEALGVATGMFAAAVLPGPVIPVLSQTFLVWQLMISVLLLGRRYSINQLVGCLLVASGVVVSITSGSNTGQMLSEVEFFWPALMIVSSAFQAAASVIKESVFVDNAIQLKKSLDIFVVNSFGSGFQALFVLLFLPLLSNLKGIPFVQLPSYLKSGAGCFLNLGTHKSSCDGAPWLPLLYIVTNLAFNISLLNVVKTSSAVVASLMVMLSVPISVIILSLPLPYLPEGTSLSPVFVVGCAILVSGLYLYNTTRAAKNSTKSD, encoded by the exons ATGACGCATTCTTTAACGTCGTCGTttcattccttcttcttcttccttccttcTTCATCATCCGTACAACTCAACACACCAAAGCTTCAACTTCTGTTACCAATGTCATCAAATTCTCAACCGCTTCCCCTCAAATTCTCTCACACAAATAGAACAAGAACTTCCACCACCAACAACAATCGCCACAAGATTCGAGCTTCGTCCTCAACCGATGATCCTTCACCATCTTCATCAAGTGCGACGAATTTCGTTTTGTTCAGTTCCGCTGCTCTAACTGTTACATTGGCGGTGGCTAATCGTGTGCTTTATAAGCTTGCTCTCGTTCCCATGAAAGATTACCCCTTTTTCCTTGCTCAGTTCACCACATTTGG GTATGTGGTTGTGTATTTTAGCATATTGTATATCAGATATAGGGCAGGTATTGTAAGTGACGAGATGCTAGCCATTCCGAAACTTCGCTTTCTGGCCATTGGGTTTCTTGAAGCTTTGGGTGTGGCCACTGGAATGTTTGCTGCAG CTGTACTTCCTGGACCAGTCATACCCGTATTGAGTCAG ACTTTTTTAGTTTGGCAGCTAATGATTTCTGTTCTTCTCTTGGGGAGAAGGTACTCAATCAACCAATTGGTTGGATGTTTACTTGTAGCTAGTGGAGTTGTGGTGTCTATTACAAG TGGCTCAAACACGGGTCAGATGCTCTCTGAAGTTGAGTTCTTTTGGCCAGCATTGATGATTGTTTCCAGTGCTTTTCAAGCTGCGGCTTCAGTAATCAAG GAGTCTGTTTTCGTTGATAATGCCATTCAATTGAag AAGTCACTAGATATATTTGTGGTCAATTCTTTTGGATCTGGCTTTCAG GCTCTGTTTGTACTTCTTTTTCTACCTTTACTTTCTAACTTGAAAGGCATACCATTCGTTCAACTTCCTTCGTATCTTAAAAGTGGAGCTGGTTGCTTTCTGAACCTTGGAACTCATAAATCAA GCTGTGACGGTGCTCCCTGGCTTCCCCTGCTTTATATAGTTACCAACTTGGCATTCAATATATCGTTGCTTAACGTGGTAAAAACCTCCTCTGCAGTTGTTGCTTCTCTTATGGTAATGTTATCAG TGCCGATTTCCGTCATCATTCTTTCCCTTCCGTTGCCTTATCTTCCCGAGGGAACAAGCCTGAGCCCAGTTTTTGTAGTTGGCTGCGCCATCCTTGTATCTGGTCTTTATCTGTATAACACAACCAGAGCTGCCAAGAATAGTACTAAATCTGATTGA
- the LOC130946921 gene encoding uncharacterized protein LOC130946921 — protein sequence MTGPVLRTSLSSMENAANYDANQKEAPHLAALLKEMKEGLDTVNRKIQSLTAKVKEDQYPTADGFSYLEAKNLLLLNYCQSLVYYLLRKAKGFSLEEHPVVRSIVEIRLFLEKIRPIDKKQQYQIQKLMKVGENATRSEIPSEKEGVASDKAENVSKYRPNPDMLVSKSDLAAQDGDDVYRPPRFAPASMELERTSKQERNALRREKEILKQAKQSHFIRELMDDMDERPEEVREFEGNSKEVDRYIAKMDERAQQEEELFTRVPLTRQERKREKYLKKSRNGMQGLTESFFDEIKSLPFENKGGEDIMGSSKGGSRNGKLKKRKRRH from the exons atgaccggtccggttctcaGAACCAGTCTCTCAAGCATGGAGAACGCTGCAAACTATGATGCAAATCAAAA AGAAGCGCCTCATCTTGCTGCGTTGTTGAAAGAAATGAAGGAAGGACTTGACACCGTGAATCGCAAAATCCAATCCTTAACTGCCAAG GTGAAAGAGGATCAATATCCTACAGCAGATGGGTTCAGTTATCTTGAAGCTAAAAATTTGCTGCTTTTGAACTATTGCCAATCCCTTGTTTACTACTTGTTGCGCAAGGCGAAGGGGTTTTCATTAGAAGAACATCCAGTTGTTAGAAGCATTGTAGAGATaagattatttttagaaaag ATTCGGCCAATTGACAAAAAACAACAATACCAAATTCAGAAACTCATGAAAGTTGGTGAAAATGCCACTAGAAGTGAGATTCCAAGTGAGAAGGAGGGGGTTGCGTCTGATAAGGCTGAGAATGTGTCAAAGTATCGCCCGAATCCTGACATGCTTGTTAGCAAATCGGATTTAGCAGCTCAG GATGGTGATGATGTATATCGTCCTCCGAGATTTGCCCCTGCTTCCATGGAGCTAGAGAGAACTTCAAAGCAAGAAAGGAATGCCTTGAGAAGGgaaaaagagattttgaaaCAAGCTAAGCAAAGTCATTTTATCAGGGAATTGATGGATGATATGGATGAAAGACCTGAGGAG GTAAGAGAATTTGAGGGAAATAGTAAAGAAGTTGATAGATATATTGCCAAGATGGATGAGCGTGCTCAGCAAGAGGAAGAGTTGTTCACTCGTGTTCCTCTAACAAGACaggagaggaagagagagaaataCTTGAAGAAATCAAGAAATGG GATGCAAGGTCTTACAGAAAGTTTCTTTGATGAAATTAAGTCATTGCCCTTTGAAAATAAAGGTGGTGAGGATATAATGGGCTCCAGTAAGGGAGGCAGCAGAAATGGGAAGCTAAAGAAGCGAAAG AGGAGACATTGA